From a single Salvelinus fontinalis isolate EN_2023a unplaced genomic scaffold, ASM2944872v1 scaffold_0837, whole genome shotgun sequence genomic region:
- the LOC129847425 gene encoding zinc finger protein ZFP2-like, with protein MSSPSYSPPAKEEVCWTEKEGLWLNVVVKEEGEEENVSVKGEEDAFRMKEEEEEAISITFKEEEEPFGVEEEAISIKEEEEDVWRDEEGEEEETEDLINTRERRDYRGSSGEPQQPHDADKAEKSLSTSEHLKKHLQRSTGKKPHCSDGGKRFTSSAGIKIHQRIHTVEKPYSCTQCGKSFTHSTSLISHQRTHTGKTSYICSCGICGKSFTRLSTLISHQRTHTGEKREKPYSCDECGKSFYTSSHLIVHQRTHTGEKSYSCTQCGKSFFTSSYLKRHQRTHTGEKPFSCTQCGKSFTQLSNLISHQRTHSGEKPYSCNECWKSFTHLSSLTSHQRTHTRDKPYSCHECEKSFISLSSLMSHQRTHTGEKPFSCDQCGKSFTQLSGMISHRRTHTGEKPYSCDQCGKSFATSGQLTSHQITHTGEKRYSCDQCGKSFVQSGNLKVHQRTHTGEKSYSCNQCDKRYSNKRCLIKHQKIHEGVVS; from the exons ATGAGCTCTCCAAGCTACTCTcctcctgctaaagaagaggtctgctggacggagaaagagggCCTGTGGCTGAACGTTGTCGTgaaagaagagggggaagaggagaatgTCTCAGTAAAAGGAGAGGAAGATGCTTTCAGaatgaaagaggaggaagaggaggctatcagTATCACGTTtaaagaagaggaagaaccttttggagtggaagaggaggctatctcaataaaagaggaggaggaagacgtttggagagatgaagagggagaggaagaggagactgaagatctgattaacacca gagagagacgggactaccgtgggtcctctggggagcctcaacaacctcatgatgctgacaaggcagagaagagtctctccacatcagaacacctcaagaaacacctgcagagatccacagggaagaaacCTCACTGCTCTGAcggtgggaagagattcacctcctcagcaggcattaaaattcatcagagaatccacacagtggagaaaccttatagctgtactcaatgtgggaagagttttacccattcaaccagcctgatatcacaccagagaacacacacaggaaagacATCTTACATCTGTAGCTGTGGTatatgtgggaagagttttactcggcTAAGCaccctgatatcacaccagagaacacacacaggagagaaacgagagaaaccgtatagctgtgatgaatgtgggaagagtttttataCATCTAGCCATCTTATTGTacaccaaagaacacacacaggagagaaatcgtatAGTTGTactcagtgtgggaagagtttttttacatctagctatctgaagaggcaccagagaacacacacaggagagaaaccttttagctgtactcaatgcggtaagagttttactcagctaagcaacctgatatcacaccagagaacacactcaggagagaaaccgtatagctgtaATGAATGttggaagagttttactcacctAAGCAgcctgacatcacaccagagaacacacacaagagATAAACCATATAGCTGTCATGAATGTGAGAAGAGTTTTATTAGCCTAAGCAGCCTGatgtcacaccagagaacacacacaggagagaaaccgttcagctgtgatcaatgtgggaagagttttactcagctaagcGGCATGATATCACACCGGAGAAcacacacgggagagaaaccatatagctgtgatcaatgtgggaagagttttgctacatctggccagctgacttcacaccagataacacacacaggagagaaacgttatagctgtgatcaatgtgggaagagttttgttcaatCTGGCAATCTAAAagttcaccagagaacacacacaggagagaaatcttatagctgtaatcaatgtgacaagagatactctaATAAAAGgtgtctgatcaaacatcagaaaatacatgaaggagttgtttcatga